The following are encoded together in the Glycine max cultivar Williams 82 chromosome 8, Glycine_max_v4.0, whole genome shotgun sequence genome:
- the LOC100807447 gene encoding uncharacterized protein, which translates to MKVRFLALFLLISGIQAISTSEGKGLIQSNGQAQELLGKLYGSIEESIRLNDKVEETKDGYKEEILNTTRKAQGGGSSGGTGSRGKTGAGGTADVNRRPRQSSAPSEPLFWVSIFNPFVSLALVILFPFHLV; encoded by the exons ATGAAGGTAAGATTCCTTGCTTTGTTCCTACTCATTTCAGGCATTCAAGCCATATCAACCTCAGAAGGTAAAGGCCTAATCCAGAGCAATGGACAAGCACAAGAACTTCTTG GGAAGTTATATGGAAGCATAGAAGAGTCAATAAGGTTGAACGACAAAGTTGAGGAAACTAAAGACGGGTACAAAGAAGAAATACTTAATACTACAAGAAAAGCACAAGGTGGAGGAAGTTCAGGAGGCACAGGAAGTAGAGGAAAGACAGGAGCTGGTGGCACTGCTGATGTTAATCGCCGGCCACGTCAAAGTTCTGCACCATCAGAGCCTCTCTTTTGGGTCTCAATATTTAATCCATTTGTAAGCTTGGCTTTAGTCATATTGTTTCCCTTCCACTTGGTTTGA